In one Sphingobium sp. MI1205 genomic region, the following are encoded:
- a CDS encoding DUF1176 domain-containing protein, which yields MGAKRIVALAAMLSAITGLAHAQAPTPGILETYKDWTTGCDNRARCEAVSLLPEGGEWPDEPVMLGIQRDAGGRAEPEIWVSRDAKGTEELSFFVDGRKIATAASQDGEALLQGPQAAALAVAMARGMTMEVRSAGVLIARPSLAGAAAAMRYMDARQGRAGTMAALVATGPLSRSAVRPAPPIVSVQRAPIPSGPAPVTLWREELTALGKLTGCAEEMRDASPPQLHRLSKTETLILVPCGAGAYNFSAVPVIASGIAGRRSFRFAAFDYQPGWSEDAAHPMLVNASWSPESSALESYAKGRGLGDCGSSESYVWDGTRFRLVQARAMGGCRGAWHWITTWSATVKN from the coding sequence ATGGGGGCGAAACGCATAGTCGCGCTGGCAGCGATGCTGTCGGCAATCACTGGTCTGGCGCATGCTCAGGCGCCAACGCCCGGCATTTTGGAAACATACAAGGACTGGACCACCGGCTGCGACAATCGCGCCCGGTGCGAGGCCGTGTCGCTGCTGCCTGAAGGCGGCGAATGGCCGGACGAACCTGTCATGCTGGGCATTCAGCGCGATGCTGGCGGGCGGGCCGAGCCGGAAATCTGGGTGAGCCGCGATGCGAAGGGAACGGAGGAGCTGAGCTTTTTCGTCGATGGCCGCAAAATCGCGACCGCCGCCAGTCAGGATGGAGAAGCCCTGTTGCAAGGGCCACAGGCGGCGGCGCTTGCAGTTGCGATGGCGCGCGGCATGACGATGGAGGTGCGTTCGGCTGGCGTGCTGATAGCGCGGCCATCGCTTGCCGGAGCGGCGGCGGCGATGCGATACATGGATGCGCGGCAAGGGCGCGCGGGCACGATGGCGGCGTTGGTCGCCACCGGTCCGCTTTCCCGCAGCGCCGTTCGTCCGGCTCCACCGATTGTGTCGGTTCAGCGCGCGCCTATCCCCAGCGGCCCCGCGCCGGTCACCTTGTGGCGGGAAGAACTGACGGCGCTGGGCAAGTTGACCGGTTGCGCCGAAGAGATGCGCGATGCATCGCCTCCCCAGCTGCACCGCTTGTCGAAAACGGAGACGCTGATACTCGTCCCCTGCGGGGCGGGCGCCTATAATTTTTCCGCCGTTCCGGTGATTGCGTCAGGCATTGCGGGCAGGCGCAGCTTCCGCTTTGCGGCCTTTGACTATCAGCCGGGCTGGAGCGAGGATGCGGCGCACCCGATGCTGGTCAATGCGTCATGGTCGCCGGAAAGCTCCGCGCTGGAAAGCTACGCCAAGGGCAGGGGACTGGGCGATTGCGGCAGCAGCGAGTCCTATGTCTGGGACGGCACGCGTTTCCGCCTGGTCCAGGCGCGCGCGATGGGGGGATGCCGCGGCGCATGGCACTGGATCACGACCTGGTCGGCGACGGTGAAGAACTGA
- a CDS encoding toxic anion resistance protein, producing MASSATTTTTADTLNLTPPDPVPPVSVEKAAGLVPLEEEKRSKLDAKVDAFVDDLVAQDPNSPEFGQRVDQLTNMGRKEIADAAGHSNRFLDRPVRAMDSDNKVGADLAQLRRTVEDLDPGKRGNLTAPRKLFGLIPFGNRMRNYFDSYKSAQGHINSILGSLASGKDVLIKDNAAIDVERQNMWATMGRLEQMIHISKTLDARLEAKALELDSIDPAKAKAIRESALFYIRQRSQDLLTQMAVTVQGYLALDLVKKNNVELVKGVDRASTTTVAALRTAVTVAQALAGQRLVLEQISALNTTTANMIDSTGEMLKSQTAQIHEQAASSTIPMETLQRAFQNIYDTMDSIDTFKAKALENMKTTVNSLSSEVEKSKGYIARAEGQAQAASEARADNPLLSALEA from the coding sequence ATGGCCAGCAGCGCGACCACCACGACGACCGCCGACACGCTCAACCTCACGCCGCCCGACCCGGTGCCCCCGGTTTCGGTCGAGAAGGCAGCGGGACTGGTCCCGCTCGAGGAGGAAAAAAGGTCGAAGCTCGACGCGAAGGTCGATGCCTTCGTCGATGACCTGGTGGCGCAGGATCCCAACTCCCCGGAATTCGGGCAGCGCGTCGATCAACTGACCAACATGGGCCGCAAGGAAATCGCCGACGCCGCGGGCCATTCAAACCGCTTTCTCGATCGTCCCGTTCGCGCGATGGACAGCGACAACAAAGTCGGCGCCGACCTCGCGCAGCTACGCCGCACGGTCGAGGATCTCGATCCCGGCAAGCGCGGCAACCTGACCGCTCCCAGGAAGCTGTTCGGGCTCATCCCGTTCGGCAATCGGATGCGGAATTATTTCGACAGCTACAAGAGCGCGCAGGGGCACATCAATTCGATCCTCGGCTCACTGGCGAGCGGCAAAGATGTGCTGATCAAGGATAACGCCGCCATCGATGTGGAGCGGCAGAATATGTGGGCGACGATGGGCCGCCTGGAGCAGATGATCCATATCTCCAAAACGCTCGACGCCCGGCTGGAGGCAAAGGCGCTGGAACTGGATTCCATCGATCCGGCCAAGGCGAAGGCGATCCGGGAAAGCGCGCTCTTTTACATTCGCCAGCGCAGCCAGGACCTGCTGACGCAAATGGCGGTGACGGTGCAGGGCTATCTGGCGCTCGACCTCGTCAAGAAGAACAATGTCGAACTGGTGAAGGGCGTCGATCGGGCCAGCACCACGACCGTCGCGGCGCTGCGCACCGCCGTTACCGTGGCGCAGGCGCTCGCGGGGCAACGCCTCGTCCTCGAACAGATCAGTGCGCTCAACACGACGACGGCAAACATGATCGATTCGACCGGCGAGATGCTCAAGAGCCAGACCGCACAGATCCATGAACAGGCCGCGTCCAGCACCATTCCCATGGAAACATTGCAGCGCGCCTTCCAGAATATCTACGACACGATGGACAGCATCGACACCTTCAAGGCGAAGGCGCTGGAAAACATGAAGACGACGGTCAATTCCCTGTCCAGCGAGGTGGAGAAGTCCAAGGGCTATATCGCCCGCGCCGAAGGCCAGGCCCAGGCCGCAAGCGAGGCGCGAGCAGACAACCCGCTGTTGAGCGCGCTTGAGGCATGA
- the egtD gene encoding L-histidine N(alpha)-methyltransferase — MVMTREALSPLPAVDPAFRRDIIEGLSGFPKATPPIWFYDKRGSELFEAIADLPEYYPTRTETALLQRYGPEFATAVGPDRAVIEFGAGSARKTPHLLRAIDPAAYVPIDISGEFLHASSAALASVFPGLPVLPLVGDFNADLALPAGVEGLPRLGFFPGSTIGNLEPAGAVDLLRAMRRLLGDDSLLLIGMDRIKDPDRLIAAYDDAAGVTAAFNLNLLTRINRELDGDMPLDGFAHRAIWNDEKARIEMHLEALRPLHFHVAGRHFEMEAGETIHSESSHKYGPRDERLLLRAGGWDPIRQWSDAEGLFSLILASAA; from the coding sequence ATGGTGATGACCCGAGAAGCGCTCTCGCCCCTGCCCGCCGTGGACCCGGCCTTTCGCCGCGACATAATCGAAGGGCTTTCCGGCTTTCCCAAGGCCACCCCGCCCATCTGGTTCTACGACAAGCGCGGCTCTGAATTGTTCGAGGCGATCGCCGACCTGCCTGAATATTATCCCACCCGGACCGAAACGGCCTTGTTGCAGCGTTACGGACCGGAATTTGCCACGGCTGTCGGGCCAGACCGCGCCGTCATAGAATTTGGCGCGGGCAGCGCGCGCAAGACGCCCCATCTGCTGCGCGCGATCGACCCCGCCGCCTATGTGCCGATCGACATCAGCGGCGAATTCCTCCACGCCAGCAGCGCCGCGCTTGCCTCCGTCTTTCCGGGCCTGCCGGTGCTGCCGCTGGTGGGGGATTTCAACGCCGACCTTGCATTGCCCGCGGGGGTGGAAGGCCTGCCTCGCCTCGGCTTTTTCCCAGGATCGACCATCGGCAATCTGGAGCCTGCCGGCGCGGTCGATCTTTTGCGCGCCATGCGGCGGTTGCTGGGCGATGACTCGCTGCTGCTGATCGGGATGGACCGGATCAAGGATCCCGACCGGCTGATCGCCGCCTATGATGACGCGGCTGGCGTGACGGCGGCCTTCAACCTCAACCTTCTGACCCGCATCAATCGTGAGCTGGATGGCGACATGCCGCTTGATGGCTTTGCGCACCGGGCCATATGGAACGATGAAAAGGCACGCATCGAAATGCATCTGGAGGCGCTGCGGCCGCTTCATTTCCATGTCGCGGGCCGCCACTTCGAAATGGAGGCGGGAGAGACGATCCATAGCGAAAGCAGCCACAAATATGGGCCGCGCGACGAACGGTTGCTGCTACGCGCGGGCGGCTGGGATCCGATCCGTCAATGGTCCGACGCAGAAGGCCTGTTTTCGCTGATCCTGGCGTCGGCCGCCTGA
- a CDS encoding cob(I)yrinic acid a,c-diamide adenosyltransferase, producing the protein MVKLNKIYTRTGDAGTTGLVDGSRLPKHAPRMQAVGDVDEANSAIGLAILAIGKAPEADWLTMVQNDLFDLGADLATPMPEGEDEPWALRIIASQVERLEGQIDAMNADLQPLDSFILPGGSAAAAAVHLARAITRRAERSATAAAAEVALNPQALAYLNRLSDLLFVLARRLNGNGAGDVKWVPGASR; encoded by the coding sequence ATGGTGAAGCTCAACAAGATCTACACCCGCACCGGCGACGCAGGCACCACCGGCCTTGTCGATGGATCGCGCCTGCCCAAGCACGCGCCGCGCATGCAGGCAGTGGGCGATGTCGATGAAGCGAACAGCGCAATCGGGCTGGCCATTCTGGCGATCGGCAAGGCACCGGAAGCTGACTGGCTCACTATGGTCCAGAATGACCTGTTCGACCTTGGGGCCGACCTGGCCACGCCCATGCCAGAGGGGGAGGATGAACCCTGGGCACTGCGCATCATCGCCAGCCAGGTGGAGCGACTGGAGGGGCAGATCGATGCGATGAACGCCGATCTGCAACCGCTCGACAGCTTCATCCTGCCCGGCGGATCGGCCGCCGCCGCTGCTGTCCACCTTGCCCGCGCCATCACCCGCCGGGCGGAGCGCAGCGCGACCGCCGCCGCAGCGGAGGTCGCGCTCAATCCGCAGGCGCTCGCCTATCTCAATCGCCTTTCCGACCTGCTGTTCGTTCTCGCGCGCCGTCTGAACGGCAACGGCGCAGGCGACGTCAAATGGGTGCCGGGCGCGTCGCGCTGA
- the egtB gene encoding ergothioneine biosynthesis protein EgtB, producing the protein MAKSRMAPGEEDLAPRYRDVRALSEALAAGLSDADATAQSMADASPAKWHLAHSSWFFETFVLRDHAPDYQPFDPRFAYLFNSYYEGEGPRHARPLRGLLTRPSLDEILRYRAHVDAALLAAMPEMGAQGQTLVALGLHHEQQHQELLLTDIQHLFSINPLEPALFDAPSGMPAALPGPIHWIEGREGLVEIGDDGKTDFAFDCEGPRHKALLHPHALAHRPVTNAEWISFIDDGGYRDPAHWLSDGWAWVQAQGIEAPLYWRQEPQGWTRFGLDGRKPVNPAAPVCHISLYEADAYARWAGARLPTEEEWESGAQNVAPISGNQLDGPTCPRPQATDGGASLTRMFGDVWEWTGSAYRPYPGFQADEGAVGEYNGKFMSGQFVLKGGSCATPRGHVRASYRNFFYPHQRWQFTGLRLAKDL; encoded by the coding sequence ATGGCAAAAAGCCGGATGGCGCCGGGGGAAGAAGATCTGGCACCCCGTTACCGGGATGTGCGCGCGTTGAGCGAGGCGCTGGCGGCTGGATTGTCGGACGCGGACGCCACGGCTCAGTCGATGGCCGATGCATCCCCCGCGAAATGGCATCTTGCGCATAGCAGCTGGTTCTTCGAAACCTTCGTGCTGCGCGATCATGCGCCCGATTACCAGCCGTTCGACCCGCGCTTCGCCTATCTGTTCAACAGCTATTATGAAGGCGAAGGGCCGCGCCATGCCCGGCCCCTGCGCGGCCTGCTGACCCGCCCGTCGCTCGACGAAATCCTTCGCTACCGCGCCCATGTTGATGCCGCGCTGCTCGCTGCCATGCCCGAAATGGGGGCGCAGGGGCAGACGCTGGTGGCGCTGGGACTGCACCATGAACAGCAGCATCAGGAATTGCTGTTGACCGATATCCAGCATCTTTTCTCGATCAATCCTCTGGAGCCGGCGCTGTTCGACGCGCCCAGCGGCATGCCCGCGGCGCTGCCCGGTCCCATCCACTGGATCGAGGGGCGCGAGGGGCTGGTGGAGATTGGCGATGATGGCAAGACCGACTTCGCCTTCGATTGCGAGGGCCCCCGGCACAAAGCCCTGCTTCACCCGCACGCGCTGGCCCATCGGCCAGTCACGAACGCCGAATGGATCAGCTTCATCGACGATGGCGGTTATCGGGATCCGGCGCACTGGCTGTCGGACGGATGGGCATGGGTGCAGGCGCAAGGCATCGAGGCGCCGCTTTACTGGCGACAGGAGCCACAGGGCTGGACCCGCTTTGGCCTTGATGGACGCAAGCCCGTCAATCCGGCCGCGCCCGTCTGCCACATCAGCCTGTATGAAGCCGACGCCTATGCCCGGTGGGCTGGCGCGCGGCTGCCGACCGAGGAGGAGTGGGAAAGCGGCGCACAGAATGTCGCGCCCATCAGCGGCAACCAGCTGGACGGCCCCACCTGCCCCCGCCCACAGGCGACCGACGGCGGCGCGTCGCTGACCCGCATGTTCGGCGACGTTTGGGAATGGACCGGCAGCGCCTATCGCCCTTATCCGGGCTTCCAGGCAGATGAAGGCGCGGTCGGCGAATATAACGGCAAGTTCATGTCCGGCCAGTTCGTGCTGAAGGGCGGCAGCTGCGCCACTCCGCGTGGGCATGTCCGCGCGAGCTATCGCAATTTCTTCTATCCGCATCAGCGCTGGCAATTTACCGGGCTGCGGCTGGCCAAAGATCTTTAA
- a CDS encoding FAD-dependent oxidoreductase: MREQEPFADEQDLNCDLLIIGLGITGAAAAIEARAAGADVLVLERATAGGGTSALSDGVIYLGGGTRLQRDLGVEDDPEALYAFLDAIADVPDKDLLRKFCDGNVEHFDWLEAQGVPFARILYTDKHLCPAGGEGLYSTGNEKVWPFRDIARPAMRGHLVKGPPRNCGVTLMDVLLRRCEEEGVRILGDARVTRLVQNDEGRVVGAAFRRDGREKVAHASHGVLIATGGYQMNAAMIGASHPWTIDNAEPIGTNYSDGSGIELATAIGADVAAIDAIHATAAFYPPAQLIKGIIVNRDGRRFVAEDSYHGRTAAFIFEQPGQQAYLIVDSDIFAYPELAEFFRIDLIDGWESIVEMERDLGIAEGALQSMMDAYNRAAAQGEDPAFGKYPDWLKPLDKPPYAAFDLSVGKTRYYFHSLGGLKVDADARVIGTGGAPIAGLYAAGSCAAGMIRTAKGYGSGMTLANGSFFGRVAARHAVAQPAAGDGGRIDLPKSVALG; encoded by the coding sequence ATGCGGGAACAGGAGCCCTTCGCGGACGAACAGGATCTCAATTGCGATCTGCTGATCATCGGCCTTGGTATCACGGGGGCCGCTGCCGCGATCGAGGCGCGCGCCGCGGGGGCGGACGTGCTGGTGCTGGAACGCGCGACCGCCGGTGGCGGGACGAGCGCGCTGTCCGATGGTGTGATCTATCTGGGCGGCGGCACCAGATTGCAGCGCGACCTGGGCGTGGAGGATGATCCAGAGGCGCTTTACGCCTTTCTCGATGCGATCGCCGACGTGCCCGACAAGGACCTTTTGCGCAAATTTTGCGACGGCAATGTCGAGCATTTCGATTGGCTGGAGGCGCAGGGCGTACCCTTTGCGCGGATACTCTACACTGACAAGCATCTCTGTCCTGCGGGTGGGGAGGGCTTGTACAGCACCGGAAATGAGAAGGTCTGGCCGTTCCGCGATATCGCGCGTCCGGCGATGCGCGGCCATCTCGTCAAGGGGCCACCACGCAACTGCGGCGTCACGCTGATGGACGTCCTGCTGCGGCGCTGTGAGGAGGAAGGCGTGAGGATCCTGGGCGACGCGCGCGTGACCCGGTTGGTCCAGAATGATGAAGGGCGCGTGGTGGGCGCGGCATTCCGCCGCGACGGCCGCGAAAAGGTTGCCCATGCTTCCCATGGCGTCCTGATCGCGACCGGCGGCTATCAGATGAACGCCGCCATGATCGGCGCGAGCCATCCCTGGACCATCGACAATGCCGAACCCATCGGCACCAATTATAGCGATGGTTCGGGCATCGAGCTGGCGACGGCGATCGGCGCGGATGTGGCGGCGATCGATGCGATCCATGCGACGGCGGCCTTCTATCCACCTGCGCAGCTGATCAAAGGCATCATCGTCAACCGCGATGGGCGGCGCTTCGTGGCGGAGGACAGCTATCACGGCCGAACGGCAGCATTCATCTTCGAACAGCCCGGCCAGCAAGCTTATCTGATCGTGGATTCGGACATCTTTGCCTATCCCGAACTGGCCGAATTTTTCCGGATCGACCTGATCGACGGCTGGGAAAGCATTGTCGAGATGGAGCGCGATCTGGGCATCGCCGAAGGTGCCTTGCAGTCCATGATGGACGCCTACAACCGCGCCGCCGCACAGGGCGAAGACCCTGCGTTCGGCAAATATCCTGATTGGTTGAAGCCGCTCGACAAGCCGCCCTATGCCGCGTTCGACCTGTCCGTCGGCAAGACCAGATATTATTTCCACAGCCTGGGCGGTTTGAAGGTGGATGCCGACGCGCGCGTGATCGGCACGGGCGGCGCACCGATAGCAGGGCTCTATGCGGCGGGCAGCTGCGCTGCGGGCATGATCCGCACGGCCAAGGGCTATGGCAGCGGCATGACGCTGGCGAACGGCTCCTTCTTCGGTCGGGTCGCGGCCCGGCACGCCGTGGCGCAGCCGGCAGCCGGGGATGGCGGGCGGATTGATCTTCCCAAATCGGTTGCCCTCGGATAG
- a CDS encoding class I SAM-dependent methyltransferase produces MKALALAGSLLLLAGCGLLSPDRNEDRPVAARDFPRADRPVAPIVSTRWSSEEARDRVNEADDIMDRAGIKPGMTVADIGAGEGYYTVRLAKRVGPSGRVLAEDIMPEVIEALSRRITREDWRNVSVRLGAPEDPRLPENSFDRILMVHMYHEIAEPYAFLWHLSPALKADGELIVVDADRPTDQHGTPPRLLTCELAAMGFRLEELVPKPTAGGYFARFRRITARPAPESIVPCALRNET; encoded by the coding sequence ATGAAGGCGCTGGCGCTGGCGGGATCATTGCTCCTGCTGGCGGGCTGCGGCCTGTTGTCACCCGACAGGAATGAAGACCGGCCTGTGGCTGCACGCGATTTTCCGCGTGCCGACCGGCCAGTCGCCCCGATCGTATCGACGCGCTGGTCCAGCGAGGAGGCCCGCGACCGGGTCAATGAAGCAGACGACATCATGGATCGGGCCGGCATCAAGCCCGGCATGACCGTGGCCGATATCGGTGCGGGCGAAGGCTATTATACCGTGCGCCTCGCCAAGCGCGTGGGCCCCAGCGGGCGGGTTCTTGCCGAAGACATCATGCCCGAGGTGATCGAGGCGCTGTCCCGTCGCATCACCCGCGAAGACTGGCGCAATGTCAGCGTGCGGCTTGGCGCGCCGGAGGACCCACGCCTCCCCGAAAACAGCTTCGACCGCATCCTGATGGTCCATATGTACCATGAAATCGCCGAGCCTTACGCCTTTCTGTGGCATTTGAGCCCGGCGCTGAAGGCCGATGGCGAACTGATCGTGGTGGATGCGGATCGGCCGACCGATCAGCATGGCACGCCACCGCGCCTGTTGACCTGCGAGCTTGCGGCAATGGGCTTCCGGCTGGAGGAACTGGTTCCCAAGCCTACCGCGGGCGGATATTTCGCGCGCTTTCGCCGGATAACGGCCCGGCCCGCGCCGGAAAGTATCGTCCCCTGCGCTCTCAGAAACGAAACTTAA
- a CDS encoding PilZ domain-containing protein: MIDQSRTPAVNAEQRRHTARHKMFGPVTLRMGGIEMRGHFLDLSTAGALAHCETSLTPGAYVTVEAMGMEASGRVMWAQGKRFGIQFSQPLADDAMERLIRGA, encoded by the coding sequence ATGATCGATCAAAGCAGAACCCCGGCGGTTAACGCCGAGCAGCGGCGGCATACTGCCAGGCACAAGATGTTCGGCCCGGTCACGTTGCGTATGGGCGGCATTGAAATGCGCGGCCACTTTCTCGATCTGTCGACGGCGGGCGCGCTGGCTCATTGCGAAACCTCGCTTACGCCGGGCGCCTATGTGACTGTCGAGGCTATGGGCATGGAAGCCAGTGGTCGGGTGATGTGGGCGCAGGGCAAGCGCTTCGGCATTCAGTTCAGCCAACCCCTGGCCGACGATGCGATGGAAAGATTGATCCGCGGCGCATGA
- the prfB gene encoding peptide chain release factor 2: MRAEAQQYIDRIDAALDLLRRFLDWDRALRRLDELNARVEDPTLWDDQKKAQEVMRERTRLDAAIGATRAIDSEKTDTAELIEMAEAEGDEDMVTEAIASLKALADRADEDKIKALLAGEADASDTYLEIHAGAGGTESQDWAEMLSRMYRRWAERRGYKVELVDYQAGDQAGIKSATFLFKGENAYGYAKTESGVHRLVRISPYDSSARRHTSFSSVWVYPVIDDNIEIEVNEGDLKIDTYRASGAGGQHVNTTDSAVRITHIPSGIIVASQNDRSQHKNRATAMNMLKARLYEAELQKREAVASGEYQAKTEIGWGHQIRSYVLQPYQLVKDLRTGVTSTSPDDVLDGALDPFMAAALSQKVTGEKVDVEDVD, encoded by the coding sequence ATGCGCGCCGAAGCGCAGCAATATATCGACCGCATCGACGCCGCGCTGGACCTGTTGCGCCGTTTTCTGGATTGGGACCGCGCCCTTCGTCGCCTGGACGAGCTGAACGCGCGCGTCGAGGATCCGACGCTGTGGGACGACCAGAAAAAGGCGCAGGAAGTGATGCGCGAGCGCACGCGGCTGGACGCCGCCATCGGCGCGACCCGTGCGATCGACAGCGAGAAGACCGACACCGCCGAACTCATCGAAATGGCCGAGGCCGAAGGCGACGAGGATATGGTCACCGAAGCCATCGCGTCGCTGAAGGCGCTGGCTGACCGGGCGGATGAGGACAAGATCAAGGCGTTGCTGGCAGGCGAAGCGGACGCCAGCGACACTTATCTGGAAATCCATGCGGGCGCGGGCGGCACCGAAAGCCAGGACTGGGCGGAGATGCTGAGCCGCATGTACCGCCGTTGGGCTGAGCGGCGCGGCTACAAGGTGGAGCTGGTCGATTATCAGGCGGGCGACCAGGCGGGCATCAAATCGGCCACCTTCCTGTTCAAGGGCGAGAATGCCTATGGCTATGCCAAGACGGAGAGCGGCGTGCACCGGCTGGTGCGCATCAGCCCCTATGACAGTTCGGCGCGGCGGCACACCAGCTTCTCGTCGGTCTGGGTCTATCCGGTCATTGACGACAATATCGAGATCGAGGTGAATGAAGGCGATCTGAAGATCGACACCTATCGCGCGTCGGGTGCTGGCGGTCAGCACGTCAACACCACGGACTCAGCGGTCCGAATTACCCACATTCCGTCCGGTATCATCGTTGCTTCGCAGAATGACCGGTCGCAGCACAAGAACCGCGCGACCGCGATGAACATGCTGAAAGCGCGCCTGTATGAAGCGGAGTTGCAGAAGCGGGAGGCTGTCGCGTCGGGCGAGTATCAGGCCAAGACCGAGATCGGCTGGGGCCATCAGATCCGTTCCTATGTGCTGCAACCCTATCAGCTGGTGAAGGACCTGCGTACCGGCGTCACCTCCACCTCGCCAGATGATGTGCTGGACGGCGCGCTCGACCCATTCATGGCGGCTGCCCTGTCGCAAAAGGTGACGGGCGAAAAGGTCGATGTGGAGGATGTCGATTGA
- the typA gene encoding translational GTPase TypA — protein MSLRNIAIIAHVDHGKTTLVDQLFRQSGTFRDNQRVEERAMDSNDLEKERGITILAKPTSVEWTPPGGGEAVRINIVDTPGHADFGGEVERILSMVDGVVLLVDSSEGAMPQTKFVTGKALALGLRPIVVVNKVDRPDERIQEVLDEVFDLFVSLDATDEQLDFPVLYASGRNGYANEDASLRSGTLVPLFQKIVDHVPPPSLDVDAPFTFLVTLLDRDNFLGRVLTGRVTSGKVRANQAIHALDMDGNVIETGRASKIMAFRGLDRVPVDEAQAGDIISLAGLAVATVANTIADTSVSEPIQAQPIDPPTLSMRFAVNDSPMAGREGSKVTSRMIRDRLEREAESNVAIKVTESEDKDSFEVAGRGELQLGVLIETMRREGFELGISRPRVLFGTDEEGNRTEPYETVMIDVDDEFSGTVVEKMNLRKAEMTDMRPSGGGKTRITFSAPSRGLIGYHGEFLSDTRGTGIMNRLFEKYGPHKGKIEGRKNGVLISNGSGEANAYALGPLEERGVLMVGVGEALYEGMIIGENAKTEDLEVNPMKSKALTNFRASGKDDAVRLTPPWKMTLEQAIAYIDDDELVEVTPKSIRLRKRYLDPNERKRMSRAKAA, from the coding sequence ATGTCCCTGCGTAATATCGCGATCATCGCGCACGTTGACCATGGCAAGACCACACTCGTGGATCAGCTGTTCCGCCAGTCCGGCACTTTCCGAGACAATCAGCGCGTTGAAGAACGCGCGATGGACTCGAACGACCTGGAAAAGGAACGCGGCATCACCATCCTGGCGAAGCCGACGTCGGTCGAGTGGACGCCCCCCGGTGGCGGTGAAGCCGTGCGCATCAACATCGTCGATACCCCCGGCCACGCCGATTTCGGCGGGGAAGTGGAGCGCATCCTTTCAATGGTCGACGGCGTCGTCCTGCTGGTCGATTCGTCGGAAGGCGCGATGCCGCAGACCAAGTTCGTGACCGGCAAGGCGCTGGCGCTGGGCCTGCGCCCGATCGTCGTCGTCAACAAGGTCGATCGCCCCGACGAGCGCATTCAGGAAGTGCTGGACGAGGTATTCGACCTGTTCGTATCGCTCGACGCGACCGACGAGCAGCTCGACTTCCCCGTCCTCTACGCATCGGGCCGCAACGGCTATGCCAATGAGGACGCATCGCTGCGTTCGGGCACGCTGGTCCCGCTGTTCCAGAAGATCGTCGATCATGTGCCGCCGCCGTCGCTGGACGTCGATGCGCCCTTCACCTTCCTTGTGACGCTGCTGGATCGCGACAACTTCCTTGGCCGCGTGCTGACCGGCCGCGTGACCAGCGGCAAGGTGCGCGCCAATCAGGCGATCCACGCGCTCGACATGGACGGCAATGTGATCGAAACCGGCCGCGCGTCGAAGATCATGGCCTTCCGCGGCCTTGACCGCGTGCCCGTCGATGAAGCGCAGGCGGGCGACATCATCTCGCTGGCCGGCCTTGCCGTCGCGACCGTGGCGAACACCATTGCCGACACATCCGTCAGCGAACCGATCCAGGCGCAGCCGATTGACCCGCCGACGCTGTCGATGCGCTTTGCCGTGAATGATTCGCCCATGGCAGGCCGCGAAGGCAGCAAGGTGACGAGCCGCATGATTCGCGACCGTCTGGAACGTGAAGCGGAATCCAACGTCGCCATCAAGGTGACCGAGAGCGAGGACAAGGACAGCTTCGAAGTCGCCGGGCGTGGCGAACTCCAGCTTGGCGTGCTCATCGAAACGATGCGCCGCGAAGGCTTTGAACTCGGCATCAGCCGTCCGCGCGTGCTGTTCGGCACCGATGAAGAGGGCAACCGGACCGAGCCCTATGAAACCGTCATGATCGACGTCGATGACGAGTTTTCCGGCACGGTCGTCGAGAAGATGAACCTGCGCAAGGCAGAGATGACGGACATGCGTCCTTCGGGCGGCGGCAAGACCCGCATCACCTTCTCCGCACCCTCGCGCGGCCTGATCGGCTATCATGGCGAATTCCTGTCCGACACGCGCGGCACCGGCATCATGAACCGCCTGTTCGAGAAATACGGCCCCCACAAGGGCAAGATCGAAGGCCGCAAGAACGGCGTGCTGATCTCCAACGGATCGGGCGAGGCGAACGCCTATGCGCTGGGTCCGCTCGAAGAACGCGGCGTGCTGATGGTGGGCGTGGGCGAAGCGCTCTACGAAGGCATGATCATTGGTGAAAACGCCAAGACCGAAGATCTTGAAGTCAATCCGATGAAGTCGAAGGCGCTGACCAACTTCCGCGCTTCGGGCAAGGACGACGCCGTCCGCCTGACCCCGCCGTGGAAAATGACGCTGGAACAGGCGATCGCCTATATCGACGATGACGAACTGGTCGAAGTGACGCCCAAGAGCATCCGTCTGCGCAAGCGCTACCTCGATCCCAATGAGCGTAAGCGCATGTCGCGGGCCAAGGCGGCTTGA